The window CAGAAGGATCATCAGACCATATCGCAGGGTCGTGCTCACAGTCTCTGTCCCAGCACCAAACAAATCAAAGGTGGTGTTAATTGCGCCCTCCATGTGAAACTCACTCTGTGGCATGTCCTTTTCCTGAGGCAACAGATGGAAAGAGAAGACAGAATCCTATGAATCAGAGACAGATAAGGcctagtctgcccattttctTTATGCCTTCAAAATGATTCCAACATATTTAAGATTCTAGACTTCCTGTCTATGTACAAGCAGAATCATTTTTTAAGTTCCCCTGGTGTCTCCAACAATCATTTGCTGTATTAACCCCCCGCCTCTACCAGTAGGCAATTCCATGCACTCTTTCAGTGAAGGACTGTGACGGTAGGGCGTAGCCGGCCTATATTAATAAAGGTGgggcccggctggctgcccctgaaaccatatggcaagggctgagagtgtcagctcctgggtCTAATATtataccttactgtgttgccctgtaattttgttccccttatactgtcccccatagggttataagctaggaactgtgtgtgtggggttaactgtgtaagcccagtgggctagttaatgcattatctgtgtattccctttgaccgtgcaagcttataagtggattgccttgtatgggtggcttcttatgagaaatagcagcatggcagagacttctggaacatgagggaaaaggggggatattttaacctgtattgcctgccagcaaggtattagagctggtgtcttagaaaaggttttagaacccccacattataggtgcaaatggtggagtgcaagctcttgtgtctaaatgttagttttgctgtgttttaaaactacaatgcattttgtgtttgtcctgtgggaAAAAAATAGTTTGGTGACAAAAGACAGCAACATGGTAATTAGCATGTCAAAGCAAAAGGCTCAAGTTATTGTATTCCTTGTGCAAAACCAGGTAGGTTTGTGCATATGGCCAAGGGGAGGGGAACCATTTGGTTTACAGGATATCTGTCTTTGTTCCCTCCAGACTGGTAGGAGCTTTGACAGCAGGAAGTATGGGACTAGCTAAAAACatccctgtactgtatgtcaaaacTCATAAGATTTCCATTGGCGAAGTTTTTAATCTTTTCCTCCTATGAGTGCGTACACAATCTCAATCCCTGCTGTAAGTGGCTATCAGGTCCCTCAGTGTCTTAGGTAGGCAAgccagcctatataagagcgtgcagtaAAGCAGCTCTCTCTTTCGCCTGCCTATATTCATGATGTGAAGACACGCTGCTGATGGGCCTCTCACCTATGCTTCtgagtgaaagagctattcacacagagAAGCATTGGGGTGGAAAGGCCTAGCCAGGAGGCTGGATTCCGGTCCAGGAGTCCAGAACcagggtcctatcaaggtaagtaagcctttgctgaagcaggtgccttgcaactaggaaagggctagATCTCCTTCCCAGACCACAgtatgtgtatattctctgttttttgtattgctgtgtgtttctgaggtcttatctgaataaaccacaatttattttattgcctgttttgccttgtgactgatccccgAAATATAAAGATGTatttggcctggtctcccgtgacaaggacTTCCTTACATTTCTCCTGAGCCTTCAATGAAGGACCTCTTGTTCTATACTTCTCTTTTAGTTAATCTTCAAAATATAAATGGCAGACTTGTGCTTTTCCAGATGAAACAGAAATCCATGTCATAAATGCAAAATTAAATATGGCTTCCTCCAAACCTCCAATAAGAAAATATAGATATTTTTAGAAAAACGTATTGTATTCTAGAGAGAAAAAACATACAAACAGTCTGAAAGAGGATTTAAACTTGCTTGATTAAATAGGAGAAAATCTGTGTTTTGGCAATTTGTTATGGATCTTtatcttttctttatcttctaaaGGTCCACAGCGAGGGGGAAAAAATTGCATATTTTACTCCTAAGCAACCCCTTTTTGTAGTCTCCATAAAGTGCCAGTATAATGTGGTCAtgcgctaagccaggggtgcacaaactttcccccctgcgaACCCCTGTCTGTACTcccccctgctcgcaccccctccttaccatgtgtctggtgtcaaatgacgccccaGGGTcctttgatgccacgttgccacaGCGACACgtcgccagagacaaggtaagtgaagttgctgaggcctcacgtgatcccccagaatttcatttaaatgccttggagaatAGTGCGGGGCCTCTACAACCGCTACGCCCCCCACTAAAAAATCTCAcgtccccagtttgcgcaccattACTCTAAGCATACCCAGTCTTGATATGAAGGCTAAAGGACCTGCAATGTACAGCTTGTAGGAAAGATGGGAGATATGATAGAAACGTACTAATATATCAAGGGTTCAGCAAATTGCAGGAGGGATACATATTACAGAGAAGTGCTAGAATaagaggtcatgctctgaagctggagggtggcagacttGGGGAAAATGTGAGCGAGTTCTTCTTCACTACAAAGCTGGTGGATTTATGGAATAGgctcccaacagaggtggtaggggcAAATATGGTAAGGGAATTTAAAAACAATGCTTGAGATAGACACAAGGCTatcctaaatataaaagaaagccaTGGATCAAATAGGTTCTGAGGATTTACCAAATAAAGTATTGAAAAAGGGAGACTGGTTGGGTCCAATGGTTAGCTGCGGTCAAATTCTATGATTTTTGTGCACCCATAGAATTCATAATTTCTTATACAAGAGCTTTTAATTGGCATAttacttaaagattttttttttaacattttgagCTCTTATTTTTAAAATGGTTGTGCAAATAATACTGACAGAGGGGAGCACCTTATTTTAAACTAAATGTACAAAGCAGTTCAAATAACTCCTGTGGGTTCAATGAGTCCACAGTCACGCCTGAGGTTACAGCATAAGCATCAAGGCAAAAGTGCAGAGCATAGCCCATTTTAAATATGTGTGTACATGATGTAGGCTGTACTTACCTGTTCCATTTTGATGAGGAAACAGTCGATAAAGTCCCTGGGGGAGCTTAGATCTAGTGTCTCCTTATGCATTTTGATTTTCTCAGCAACAAACGCCTGAATGCCATCGACGGCATTGAAGAGCTTGTTATGGGGTCCTGGTAACAGCGCCATGACTTTCGGAAAGGTGTTATAAATCTGTGAAAAATGGAAACCGCTTGATCATGTAACACtggcatttttttttgttatggtATGTCTCACACAATACCAAACTGACATGATTGTAATGAGCCATAACACAACCGCAAATACTGGAGGTCCGGTAGCACTCTGGTGCTGCTGTACCTCTGGCACTGTAACGGTTAATTTTTTGTATATGTGTCTGAGTTTTTATATCTCTTTAAGTTGAGATGTTGTATGTGTGTAAATGTTTATTTACATAGCTCCAGCAATGAATGCAGCACCTTACAGAATAAAAATACAAAGAGTATAGCAAAATAATATACAATGTTTCACAAGTTTTAAAGTTTAAGTCCCTGATAGgcccaaagtgacctaatgacaacaACGTCTTTTAAGaagagaggaggcagcacagtAGATATCTTGTAAGTGGGAGTTAGAgaaggtaataaggcaggaggagaggtggATATCGAGGTCAGATGGAGTTGGCATTTATGGATAtagggatgagggctgagatgtacagtAAGAGAGGGCAGCATCATTGAGAGCGTTGTAAGTAACTAGGGTTTTAAATGTAATACTAGAGGatctgggaagccagtgtagggatttgcatagtggagcagcagaagtggaccagtgagtgaggtagattagtctggcagcagcattttggatgtaTAGGCGAATGAGGGGAATACCAATTAGAAGGTTGCAGTACTCAAGACGGGACAAGATGTCAGTGAATTAAGATTtcagttgcatcatgagtgagaaaaggttGCATCTTAACAATATTACGGAGGTCGAGCTGACACAACTTCGTGAGGgcttgaatgtgaggaatgaaggagagggcagagtcaAGTATCACCCCTAGGAATGGGGTTTGGTGTATTGATGAGATTTTAGTaatattgacagtgagggagagtttgggtgttggGGTGACAGTAGAGAGGGGAAAGATTTTTGGATATGTTAAGTTTCAGGTAAaggtgggacatccaggaggagattgcaacGAGACAATTTGTGACATGGGAGAAGAAAGAGGGTAGAGGTCAAGGGAGGATAAGTAGATTTGGGTTTCATGAGCTTAGAGACGATATCAAAagtcaaaagattgtattagttcacaaGGTGAAGAGGTATTAGgtgagaagagcagaggaccaatgacagagccttgtggaaccccaacagaaagagggagtaAAGTGGAGACACTGGAGAAGGAAACACTAAAAGAGCGGCTGTATAGATAGGACTTGAACCAGGAGAGAGCTGCGTCACACAGAAACCTATGGAGACTAGGCTGTGCTGGAGAAGGGAGCGCTCAACAGTGtttaaggcagcagagagattcaGGAGCTTTAGTAAGGTTAAATTACCCTTCAATTTGGCTATGAGTGGGTCATAGGCCACTTTTGTTAGGGCTGTTTCGTGGAGTGTAGAGAATGGATACCAAAATGTAAAGACTCAAGCatggagttggaggagagaaagtgtaTCAATCGGTTGTATACAAGCTTCTCAAGTAACTTGGAgacaaaggggagaagagagatagggcTGTAGTTAGACGGGGAGGCTTGATCAAGAGAGGTCTTCATTAAAATGGGTGTGATTAGTGCATATTTGAAGCAAGATGGGAATACCCCAGACATGATGTTAAAAAGGTGTTACGGTGTGGCTCAGTGGGCCAGAGAGGGAGTAGAGAAGATGTGAGGGTGATGGTGAGATGATGAGTACGGAGACCTCCTCTTCAGTCACAAGAGAAAATGAGCTGAGGGGGTGATTTAGGTCTGCGAAGGGAAGTAGGTGTTTCTTGTGGAGCATGACATGAAGATATGTTATGTCTGACAGACTCTATCTTATCTGTGAATTAAGTAGCAAGGTCTGGGACCATGAGGGTGAAAGGGGGCGAAGGTGCAGTTGGGCAGAAAAGGAAGTGTAAGGTGGCAAATATGCATTGAGGGTTAGAAGACGGAGAATGAGAAGCCACCAAGTAGGTTTGCTTGGCAAGGAAAAGGCAGTGTTCTAGGTGGAAAATAGCAATTTATAGTGGAGGAAATCAGCTTTGGAGTGTGATTACCTTCAGTAACGTTGAGCCGGAAGCAGTCACAGTAGAGCTTACACTATGTGCCATGGTAGTGACGTAAGTTGTCAGAAGCAATGTGTGGTAGATGGAGCTGTCttgtctaaggctaaggccccgctcccagagtcagcgcacctgcgctgctgacaggcggtgcgctgagatacacagaccgcgatctgcggtctgtagggagcgggagccggagctggaggtgggcgggaggtgggaggtttgatcgggaggtgggcgggaggtgggaggtttgatcgggaggtgggcgggaggtgggaggtttgacagggagggggggcgtggcttgagcggagggacccgctactctcccccccccctccctccacggactcgggctggagctggaaggtaagtttaaacacacacacgcaggcactcattcatacacgcgcacacacacacacaggcaggcactcacacactcatacacacacacacacgcgcgcacacacaggcaggcactcacgcactcatacacacacacacacacacacagacagaggcaggcactcgggcacacacacacacagacaggcacgcacgcactcagacacacacacagacaggcacgcacgcactcagacacacacacagagaaaggcactcacctgctttcactccacactcctccccgctccccgaagcctctcctcctcccgaagcctcccctccccattggctcacagccacacacgtcacgcgtcaaagctagaaaacaccattctctggtgtctccagcggctgacgcgctacagcgtgtagtcagctgtgcagccagtggggaccgggaccggctcgcgaggattcccctgctggtggggaactcgcgacccgccgcccgcgccaacgagcgcagcgggaccgaggcctaaggctgatgAAAGTGTACTGTAGTATAAAGTGGTTGCAAGGTCTGGGCAGGAAAGGTTGCAGATGGGAGAGATGAGTGGTTGCAAAGATGTTGAAAATTGGAGTgggctagagcaggggtgagcaaactttatgccgagccccccttttcatccctctgcctgatgtaatcaaaatcacatggaaaaaaaaacctttattaaacggtatacaatgtaaatacaaatatgtctaaatacttatttcaacagctcgtgcttgcaaaattaggctgtgtccacgctgccgctgagagcggtgaaaTCCCAACTCTCCacgcatgagcgcagggtgtcctgcataattttgcaagcacgagcagggggggagggggagggcgtggatcggggctattttttgtgtgtgtttgtgtggctgtgtgtgtgcattgactgctgctgagcacatttcaaagtcaattttgtttgtctccccaagcgccaagctttggAAAGTGcacgcccccagtttgtgcaccgctgcattcaatcacaacacacacatcacacactaatatcacaacacacacaatcacaaccaacacagacacaacacccacactcaatcacaacacccacacacactcgctcacaacacacacagacacaaaacacacacactcaaccaacacagacacaacacacacccacaatcacaaccaacacagacacaacacacacattcaatcacaacacacacactacaccctcatatcacaacacacacagacaacacacactcaatcacaaaagacacacagtcacaactcacaatcataagtcacacactttcacctgggggaggAAGTACTACTGTAGGTAtacatgctgctgaaaactgggacgagtaacagaggaggaggaggtgatgtctgtgtgcagggatggccccgcccccgcagcaaggccccgcccctgcagctagccacagcacagagaagcagcagcatggaGCTTTTgaccgcccgtgcacagctctgcccgcccccaggtttcactGCACGCTgactgcgccccccctaaataatcttgtgccccccccaAGGGGGTGcgcgccccagtttgcgcaccgctgggctaGAGCATATACAGTAGGTTTCTGTATATGCATGTGGAAGTTGGTGTGGTGGAGGGTTCAGAGGTTAGAGAAGGAGAGGTTGTCCACTGGGAGAGatcaatattaaatatttgatggGCAACTGAAGTGGCTCTGGCTTTGTCAATATTTTAAAGTCTCCAAGTATGATAGTAGTATGccagaagagagtgagagaggaagtcAGGTGGGAATGTTGTCAAGAAATTGTGATGTAGGTTCAGTGGGACAAAAGATGATAGCATgatggtgggaaaggggggagggaagagatgaATTGCGTGGACTTGAAGGATGagatggaggaaaaggggggtatGACATGAAATGTGTAGCATAGGGAAAGTAGTTTGCCAACTGCTTCACCCTGTCTATTTCCTGGTATGAGGGTGTGGCTAAGGGAGAGACCACCATAGGAGAGTACAGCAGTAGAGGTGGTGTCTGAGGGGGTGAGCCAGCCATTACCAAGGTGACCTAGTAAATAGTGAAATGTTTATTGGGTTATGTAGTAATATCCCCTTAAAGTAGATCCCTCTTTTTACCTGTCCCCAAATGGAACTGATCCCTCGGAAAGTTTCATTGAAGAGATATAGAAGTTTGAGGAAGTCCTTGTCTTCATACTCAAACCGGTCTCCAAATACCACCGAGCAGATGACATTTGCGACAGCCTTTCCAATATAGAAAGTGGGATTTAGGGTTTGGCCTGGGGGTAAAAGAGATGCCACATAGATAAAATAGACATTTTTTGATAGAGGGTTGAGCAAAGCAATGACTGCTTAATATTTCTGCTTTCGTTTTACAAGTAACAATTTCTTAGCATCGAAACTGCACAGATAACATGTTTCCACCCTAATGTAGTTTAAGAAGAACTGAATATGCAGTTGATAATTTCACTctctatatatgtacagtatgtgttctgtATTCTTCTCTTCAAGCATACCATtcaggtcaggggtggccaactccagtcctaaagggccaccaacaggtgaggttttcagaatatccctgctgcagcacatgtTGTTAAAtgagttgagccacctgtgatgaagaagggatatcccaaaaacctgacctgctggtgccCCTTGACCACTGGAGTTTGCCAACCCTGATTTAGTTGATATATTTATTGataattttgtatatatatgtaaaagcCACTATAGGTGTATATTTAGCCTAAGgagtgtgtaacaggggacttacagtatccctgttcacaaatgtgcctctaatccagcagtgtggtggttaacttctggtagcaaattaacaaacaccacctgcctgattacaggtggtagaaaaagcctgcctttgagacaggaagtgactccttagctcatacgtgtgagctgacctttggagacagagcagaggttcttgagtctcccaggagagactgaccaagagaacacagatctctggagctgacaaataagacttctaagcctggatgctgacattttctgtgcacacatgggtgcggttccaggagagcagagaagcttactctacagcagctaacagataagactttcattcttaagagacttcttatatatgctttttcatgctatgtgtttgggggctGGAAGACATGCttaacttagggagttgtgaattaattgcatagtatttcactagaaatactcccaagtgaatagaagctttgtcccccctccccccccccattctgtttggatgttttcctgatgaaaaggaaaaggcacaataaagccttgttataatttcaccttacaaaagtctccaattgtgtacctctgtgaacgtctgtcTACAGATTGATACTTATTTTGTCTGTTTGTatgcattaatatatatatttagcaacATGGGGGGATTTGGGGCACACACTAATCAGGTAAAATCAAAGTGCTGGAATGGGTGCTGCTGTCTAAGTACAACgcaagtactgtatataaaaagatAAAGATAGGCACACCAAAAAATTATACAAAAGTGTGTACATCTAAGCTACCCTCTGGAGCCTTTCTCAAGAGGGTAGCCAAAAGATTAAGgcattaaaacatttattataaTATTCTTTTTAGGTGTgcctgatatatatgtatatatatatatatatatatgtgtgtacacgcacatacacacgtgtgcacacacacacacacacacacacacacacacacacacacacacacacacatatatatatatatatatatataaatatatacatacacacacgtacatactCAAGCACATACGtgtacatgcacatacacacgtgtgcgtgcacacacatatacagtatatacacatacgcACGTACATAGGCAAGCacacatgtacgcacacacatagtgtatgtacgtgtgtgtacacactgtgataccatcaggtatctctagctgctggaacagtgcagtaagtttGCTTCCAGCTCAcatagagttaatcctccctggaATGGCTGTTGCAGCTGCTGACTAAATAATCAGGATGTACACCCTCAGTGAATAAGTAAGTGTTTAAGGCAAACACAGAGTGATGCCATGTGAGAGAGATTGCTGccagagagactgttttccccagagaatggGGGATATAGATGTGCTCCCCAACTGCGGAATCTGGTatagaggacctacagaggagagtttctctgagctcagctggggccgagttcccctaagaaggaaagaacgcaagaccgtgctgaagcagggacgtcttcTCCATATGGACTAAGATAAACAAAACCCTTATTACTGTATGCAGAGACtgggttacattgttacatatgccagggcatgttttggcttgggaaccagtttaactggccatgcagttagtgcgGGAGAAAGCTATTGCGTAGTTAGCTTTCCTTAAGGGAATAGGAGTTATGTGTATGTGTTATTTTGATTTGAAGGGACGGTGGGTCTATTAGCATATGATTAAATGCCTGTAAACCCCATGTAAGagaagtacagtgtttcctgcctttacctgggactaaaagatgctacaacgtggtgtggTCATCACAACacgtatgtacacacacacacacacgcacacttttaCACACAACCATGCACACATATTCTATATTTCTTTTACAAATAAATAGGATATCCATTAAAACCTTTCGCTGGCAATCTTCTCTGGCAGCAAAACGGTTAAGTGGGTAATTGTGATGGATGTGTTCTGTGTGAATAGTGCCCGCTGTCTTCTCAAATCAGTGTGATTCTTGCCTGCAAGGATGAAGATGCTTTCTCTTAGAGTGACATTGCTTAAAGGTATTTTTTTGTATAGATTGTGTCTAGGGAGGCTTGCACTGTTGCTGtctagtacagtatgtgttctcTTGCTACACATTTTCTAGGTGAGTTATAGAGAAATATCTGAAGTGGACCCACTATTTGTCTTTCTGAACTCTTCTGTAAGAAAGCGTGCCTCCTCCTGAATCCTCTCCTCAATGCTCCTCTTCCCCATCCCGAAATTCCTCAGGGTCATTAGGGAGAAGCGTCGCATCTGCTTCCAGCGCTCCCCATTACTGGAAACAATCCCTGATAGACAAAGAAATGGTGGTGACTTAGTGACCGCAGGGCAACACACAGACAAAAGGAACATTACTTTGTACCTCCCACTGCAGATTTGACAGTGACATATTGGACCTATGATATTAATTTGTCCCTTCCATCTAGTGGTGCCAAACAgaaggcacctacagtatttgTCTGTCCTTCGGattgcagggtgacagtgacacagacatgaGGGACATATTAGTCTGTCCTCCTGACTGGAGGGTAACAAAATGTGACAGAAACAGAATGGACCTATTTGTTTCTCAGTACCATTaaagggtgacacagtaacacatgAAGAGAGGAGtaatccaggcacacggtcttctcTTTTAGAAATGTATTCAGCCTTTGCTGAATAAATTTATAAAAgagaagaccgtgtgcctggattaCTCCTCTCTTCATGTGAATCTATTTGGGACATTTTCAGGACCATTTCTCCTATTCGTGAGCACTGGCAGTTGACACTTTTTTACATACAGATGAGACATGTGCCAGATAGATAGCTGCTCTACATGACACAGCAACACAGATGGAAAGGACCTGTTAGTCTGTCCTTCCCACTGCAGGTTGATATAGTTACACAGATAaagggacatacagtatgtctctcccTCCCAATACATGGGACACAGTAATACAGACAGTTTCCCATTAGTCTTTCCATCACACTGAAGGGTGATGCAGGGATACCAAAAAAGGGGATGTATTATCCtgcccctcccaccacagggtgatacaatgacacagacagaactgtccTATTAGTCTGGCCCTCTCACCTCATATTTACAGTCATGTACAGTACTCGTGCTCGATGTAAGGAGAGGTTTCTTGCCCTGTTCTATGCTATACCCAGCATCATTCTGTGCTAGCCACTGCATGAGACATAATGAACCAATTGGTCAGACTTGGCATGTTACTTGGCATATGTCCTCTCTCCCAATCGGTTTATAACAGAGGGCAGCTTTTGTAAAACACAAATCACATTGAATCTCACCATGGCCTTTGCTTATTTTATCCAGCAACGGCATATGTCCCCGGGCGCTGAAATCCTCACCATGGTCAATCAGAGCCTCTTTCACTGCGTCACAGCTACACAACACTACGACAGGCTCTGGACCCAGGTGAATGGTGTACACTGGGCCGTACTTCTCACTTAGCTTTAGATACAGAGAGGAAAAGTAAAGGGTCTTATTAATATTTGGTCCTCGGTTGTGCTGATTCTTTAAACCATTAAACATGTCAATCTCATGAGATCTCATTTGTCCTACAtaggactgactctttaacctaTTAAAAATAGGGCAGTCATTAGGTCACATTGTTCCTATGTGGGAGTGACCCATTCAAACGTGTGAAGCTTTGTTTATTAGCTCCTGGAACTGTTTGTTTTATAATTCCTtaaagtgctgcgtacactgGTGGCTCTATATAAATAGGCATTACCATACGTTCAAAGCAAAGAGATACAAAAACTCCCATATGTAAACAAAGTGTTCCTTTATAGTCATGTGATAGCTCCGCTTCTATTTCAGTCGGTCAGACTGCTTCATTTGAATTGTCTACACGATCATGCCCTAGAGAACTGGCACTTTTGCCATGACGAACCTACAGTAGTTTCAATCGGCCACTTTGGCGGATATACTGTAGAACAGCTCCTTATTTATTGTAAGCATTAGatatacaaaaataaacacatcCCCTGAAAGGGCATGGAgatcttttaaaaaaatataaaaaatagggCAGACAAAAGTGATCAGCACAGAAAGCTGCTTTAATGGATCACGATAG is drawn from Ascaphus truei isolate aAscTru1 chromosome 7, aAscTru1.hap1, whole genome shotgun sequence and contains these coding sequences:
- the LOC142498731 gene encoding cytochrome P450 2C16-like, with product MELFGATALLIVACVICLLLSMGQVKRRMGKLPPGPTPLPILGNILQLNGKEMFTSLIKLSEKYGPVYTIHLGPEPVVVLCSCDAVKEALIDHGEDFSARGHMPLLDKISKGHGIVSSNGERWKQMRRFSLMTLRNFGMGKRSIEERIQEEARFLTEEFRKTNSQTLNPTFYIGKAVANVICSVVFGDRFEYEDKDFLKLLYLFNETFRGISSIWGQIYNTFPKVMALLPGPHNKLFNAVDGIQAFVAEKIKMHKETLDLSSPRDFIDCFLIKMEQEKDMPQSEFHMEGAINTTFDLFGAGTETVSTTLRYGLMILLKHPDVEEHVQKEIDQAIGRNRAPCVEDRSRMPYTDAVIHEIQRFIDILPMGLPHAAMRDVHFRDFVIPKGTTVYPMLSSVLRDTMHFKHPNQFNPGHFLDENGKFYKNEGFMPFSSGKRICIGEGLARMELFLFLTTILQNFTLRSPVDVAELDLTPEMSGFGNIPRPYQLSFIPR